From a single Candidatus Delongbacteria bacterium genomic region:
- a CDS encoding WYL domain-containing protein, whose protein sequence is MSELSQLQRTLRILQVLSVRDRVTVKDLFEHFDRQIPQRTLQRTLVLIEESSLPLRRETGAHGQLHFSLERRFHFLPELLNADEALAAILLAQFGEHFEGTPVGQALAQVIEKLEQLLPLNGVVARSGILGLGDTFRIKQPGRVQGGAGGQVLLRLLQAILERRVCRVRYRKLGAGGEGREYLIHPYSLALVAGAIYLVSRQAGAESWISLAAQRFVQVDLLEDTFEREPGFDLGTFLNGSFGVWQSEPAEVRLEFSAIVAEFVQERLWHPSQELEQREDGSVTMAMSVGLSSELEAWILRWGPHCRVLGPPPLRARIRELLGQALAAYDDGTPTA, encoded by the coding sequence ATGTCCGAACTCAGCCAGCTCCAGCGCACCCTGCGCATCCTCCAGGTGCTCAGCGTGCGCGACCGGGTGACCGTGAAGGACCTGTTCGAGCACTTCGACCGCCAGATCCCCCAGCGCACCCTGCAGCGCACTCTGGTGCTGATCGAGGAGAGCAGCCTGCCCCTGCGTCGCGAGACGGGCGCTCATGGGCAGTTGCACTTCAGCCTGGAGCGGCGATTTCATTTCCTGCCCGAACTGCTGAATGCCGACGAGGCTCTGGCCGCGATCCTGCTGGCCCAGTTCGGCGAGCATTTCGAGGGCACCCCCGTGGGACAGGCCCTCGCGCAGGTGATCGAGAAACTTGAACAGTTGCTGCCGCTGAACGGGGTGGTGGCGCGCAGCGGCATCCTGGGACTTGGTGATACGTTCCGCATCAAGCAGCCCGGGCGTGTCCAGGGTGGAGCGGGCGGGCAGGTGCTGCTGCGTCTGCTGCAGGCGATCCTCGAACGCCGGGTCTGCCGTGTGCGCTACCGCAAGCTGGGGGCGGGCGGAGAAGGCCGCGAGTACCTGATTCATCCCTACAGCCTGGCGCTGGTGGCAGGCGCGATCTACCTGGTATCACGCCAGGCCGGCGCGGAGAGCTGGATCTCGCTGGCGGCCCAGCGTTTCGTTCAGGTGGATCTGCTGGAAGACACCTTCGAACGCGAGCCGGGCTTCGATCTGGGCACCTTCCTCAACGGCAGTTTTGGAGTCTGGCAATCGGAACCGGCCGAGGTGCGGCTGGAATTCTCGGCCATCGTGGCCGAGTTCGTCCAGGAGCGGCTCTGGCATCCCTCGCAGGAACTGGAGCAGCGCGAGGACGGATCCGTGACCATGGCGATGAGCGTTGGGCTCTCCAGTGAACTGGAAGCCTGGATCCTGCGCTGGGGCCCGCACTGTCGAGTGCTGGGACCGCCGCCACTGCGAGCCAGAATCCGCGAGCTGCTGGGCCAGGCCCTGGCGGCCTATGATGATGGGACGCCCACCGCCTGA
- a CDS encoding TonB-dependent receptor: MISLLLRHVIRPAGILCVLAGVLASTKPLIAAQPDDCARVDGRVLDATTLQPLSHVNVYIPELRIGEGSHSDGEFHLDHIQAGRWTLVASRVGYRDIRRSLVLDSCDSLVLELLLQPSPTMLAELQVTAESGEARTGDEAAVTRLNGEELQRHLGTTLAATLDEQAGITSRSMGPAPARPVLRGLSGDRLQLQEDGHAVGDLSSTSADHAVAIDPASARSVSLLRGPEALVHTGSSIGGVVDVQRGTIPPARAHGVSTTALLSLESGSSSMVAGASMDAPLGRQRIHVDGSWREGGDTRTPTGRLGNSSISTQGFSTGLRLQEGLGLEGLSFTLLESDYGIPGGFVGAHPGGVDIGMSRRNARARFGWQPGLSTLDHIELETTASTYRHVEYSKSGRIGISFDVQNMGARLLLHQRPAEQPRALLLGMEAARRSLVTGGLTQMPSVDQNNGALFLLKHWQPGQLTLVTAARLNHTTIMPERERISSVVGHIRERSFTGAGFSLRMEHPLGGIFSHSPDNALHGIRAGMLLNQGWRAPTMEELFSGGPHLAAYSYEIGNPELEAELGSNGELYLLVARKGLRSRLAVYATRWHRYIFPEFTGHFSSRRADLYEYRYTGQDAIHRGWELELEWTPAEPWSVNLELADVQGWLVDGKVPLPETPPLRGRLGMDWQNSLLVLGLSLEAADRQDRVYQSPAPDAIPEAATAGWARLDGQVSVRLVRGRALHSLMLSVDNLLDREYRDHLNRVRSVMPETGHSLRLSWKVYL; encoded by the coding sequence TTGATTTCCCTTCTCTTGCGCCATGTCATCAGGCCTGCCGGCATCCTCTGCGTGCTGGCAGGCGTGCTGGCGTCCACGAAACCTTTAATCGCTGCTCAGCCGGACGATTGCGCGCGCGTGGACGGCCGCGTGCTGGATGCCACCACTCTCCAGCCTCTGTCCCATGTGAACGTCTACATTCCGGAACTGCGCATCGGCGAGGGCAGCCATTCCGACGGGGAGTTCCATCTGGACCACATCCAGGCCGGACGCTGGACGCTGGTGGCCTCGCGCGTGGGGTACCGCGACATCCGCCGCAGCCTGGTGCTGGACAGTTGTGACTCGCTGGTGCTGGAACTGCTGTTGCAACCCAGCCCGACCATGCTGGCGGAACTGCAGGTCACGGCGGAGTCCGGTGAGGCACGCACGGGGGACGAGGCCGCCGTGACACGCCTGAATGGCGAGGAGCTGCAGCGCCATCTGGGCACGACCCTGGCCGCCACCCTGGACGAGCAGGCGGGCATCACCAGCCGCAGCATGGGTCCCGCTCCGGCACGTCCCGTGTTGCGGGGACTCAGCGGCGACCGACTGCAGTTGCAGGAAGATGGCCATGCGGTGGGCGACCTGTCCTCCACCTCGGCGGATCATGCCGTGGCCATTGACCCCGCCAGTGCGCGTTCCGTGTCTCTGTTGCGGGGTCCGGAGGCGCTGGTACACACGGGAAGCAGCATCGGCGGCGTAGTGGACGTGCAGCGCGGAACCATTCCACCGGCCCGCGCCCATGGTGTCTCGACCACGGCACTGCTCAGCCTGGAAAGTGGCAGCAGCTCCATGGTGGCGGGTGCCTCCATGGATGCGCCCCTGGGCCGCCAGCGCATTCACGTCGATGGGTCCTGGCGCGAAGGCGGTGATACCCGCACGCCGACAGGCAGATTGGGCAACAGTTCCATCTCGACACAAGGCTTCTCCACGGGCCTGCGGTTGCAGGAGGGGCTGGGGCTCGAGGGGCTTTCCTTCACCCTGCTGGAAAGCGATTACGGCATTCCCGGGGGATTCGTCGGGGCGCACCCCGGAGGTGTCGACATCGGCATGAGCCGCCGCAATGCACGGGCCCGATTCGGCTGGCAGCCCGGCCTGAGCACACTGGATCACATCGAGCTGGAAACCACGGCATCCACCTACCGTCATGTCGAGTACTCGAAAAGCGGGCGGATCGGCATCTCCTTCGACGTCCAGAACATGGGAGCAAGACTGCTGCTGCACCAGCGCCCCGCGGAGCAGCCAAGGGCCCTGCTGCTGGGGATGGAGGCCGCCCGCCGATCTCTGGTGACCGGTGGTCTGACCCAGATGCCCTCGGTGGACCAGAACAACGGCGCCCTGTTCCTGCTGAAACACTGGCAGCCCGGCCAGCTCACGCTGGTGACCGCGGCTCGCCTGAATCACACCACGATCATGCCCGAGCGCGAGCGCATCAGCTCCGTGGTGGGCCACATCAGGGAACGATCCTTCACGGGCGCCGGGTTCTCGCTGCGAATGGAACATCCACTCGGGGGCATTTTCAGCCACTCCCCGGACAATGCTCTGCACGGAATCCGGGCGGGCATGCTGCTCAACCAGGGTTGGCGCGCTCCCACCATGGAGGAACTGTTCAGCGGGGGGCCGCATCTGGCCGCCTACTCCTACGAGATCGGCAATCCGGAACTGGAAGCGGAACTGGGCAGCAACGGGGAACTGTACCTGCTGGTCGCCCGCAAAGGGCTGCGCTCACGACTGGCCGTGTATGCCACACGCTGGCACAGGTACATCTTTCCCGAATTCACGGGACACTTCAGCAGCAGGCGGGCCGATCTGTATGAGTACCGCTACACGGGCCAGGATGCCATCCACCGGGGCTGGGAGCTGGAACTGGAATGGACTCCCGCAGAGCCATGGTCGGTGAATCTGGAACTGGCGGATGTCCAGGGCTGGCTCGTGGACGGCAAGGTACCGCTGCCCGAGACTCCACCTCTGCGGGGACGGCTGGGAATGGACTGGCAGAACAGTCTGCTGGTGCTGGGGCTGTCCCTCGAGGCCGCCGACCGCCAGGACCGCGTGTACCAGAGTCCCGCCCCGGACGCGATTCCCGAGGCGGCCACCGCGGGGTGGGCACGCCTGGACGGGCAAGTGTCCGTGCGCCTTGTGCGCGGCCGCGCCCTCCACAGCCTGATGCTCTCGGTGGACAACCTGCTCGATCGGGAATATCGCGACCACCTGAACCGTGTGCGCAGCGTGATGCCCGAGACCGGCCACAGCCTGCGCTTGAGCTGGAAAGTGTATCTCTAG
- a CDS encoding MFS transporter, which yields MTAPELSLSPSLLKRVFQNRRLAFLWSGQLISQAGDSVFDIALLWLLLEMTGSSSLTGLIAMSAYLPSLLFGMFAGTLADRCDRRTLLLVSDGARALIVLSIPLLYVSGGLTPALLGLLTFLRSLFSTVFAPARDALIPALVPPSGLLPANALIQTCWQFGLLLGPGLAGLLIPLLGAVHLFTVDAVSYLISLMFLWVLPRVAVASTSRTDRGILAAGRTAMADVRLGLSRAFRDRRLSVLLAMTAVDNLFIMGPAIIGTPIFVRQVLGLGASHYALAMTAYALGMLSGTLLLNRVARRLSLSHVLLWGIVFDGLTFLPLLWVSTFPGLYLTLFVHSLVIPMIVVARPTLVQRLVEPEMQGRIFSMIGVCVTGLSALSVALTGMLCAVVPVNWVFGAIALLAAASGGAGWLVKEFRQADDRPRSGAV from the coding sequence TTGACGGCCCCGGAGCTTTCCCTGAGCCCGAGCCTGCTGAAACGCGTGTTCCAGAACCGCCGGCTGGCCTTTCTCTGGTCGGGCCAGCTGATCTCGCAGGCCGGTGATTCGGTCTTCGACATCGCCCTGCTCTGGCTGCTGCTGGAGATGACGGGCAGTTCCAGCCTGACCGGGCTGATCGCCATGAGCGCCTACCTGCCCTCGCTGCTCTTCGGCATGTTCGCGGGCACCCTGGCCGATCGCTGCGACCGCCGGACCCTGCTGCTGGTTTCCGATGGCGCGCGCGCCCTGATCGTGCTCAGCATTCCGCTGCTCTATGTCTCGGGAGGGCTGACTCCGGCCCTGCTGGGGCTGCTGACCTTTCTGCGTTCCCTTTTCAGTACCGTGTTCGCTCCGGCCCGGGACGCGCTGATTCCCGCGCTGGTGCCACCCTCCGGTCTGCTCCCGGCCAATGCGCTGATCCAGACCTGCTGGCAGTTCGGCCTGTTGCTGGGGCCTGGACTGGCGGGGCTGCTGATTCCCCTGCTGGGTGCCGTGCATCTGTTCACGGTGGATGCTGTCAGCTACCTGATCAGTTTGATGTTCCTCTGGGTCCTGCCCCGTGTGGCGGTCGCGTCCACTTCCCGGACCGACAGGGGGATTCTGGCCGCGGGACGCACCGCGATGGCCGATGTGCGACTGGGGCTGTCCCGCGCGTTCCGCGACCGGCGCCTGAGCGTGTTGCTGGCGATGACCGCCGTGGACAATCTCTTCATCATGGGACCGGCGATCATCGGCACGCCGATCTTCGTGCGCCAGGTGCTGGGCCTGGGGGCCAGTCACTACGCCCTCGCCATGACGGCCTACGCCCTGGGCATGCTCAGCGGCACCCTGCTGCTCAACCGGGTGGCCCGGCGGCTCTCGCTGAGCCACGTGCTGCTCTGGGGCATCGTCTTCGATGGACTGACCTTTCTGCCCCTGCTCTGGGTGAGCACCTTTCCCGGCCTGTATCTCACCCTTTTCGTGCACTCGCTGGTGATCCCGATGATCGTGGTGGCACGCCCGACCCTGGTCCAGCGCCTGGTGGAGCCGGAAATGCAGGGGCGCATCTTCAGCATGATCGGCGTGTGTGTCACGGGCCTGAGCGCACTCTCGGTGGCGCTCACCGGCATGCTCTGCGCCGTGGTGCCCGTCAATTGGGTCTTCGGTGCCATCGCCCTGCTGGCGGCCGCTTCCGGTGGTGCGGGCTGGCTGGTGAAGGAGTTTCGCCAGGCGGACGATCGCCCCCGGTCTGGCGCCGTCTGA
- a CDS encoding CrcB family protein: MKLLLLGLSGAAGTLCRYGLARAGQHWFASFAIGTLLANLLGCLLFGLIWELSQEHGLLPLEYRLVLLTGFMGAFTTFSTWIFDSRTMLLEGQLLAGLGNLVGQSVAGLLLFGLGIWLARGLA, from the coding sequence ATGAAACTACTCCTGCTTGGCCTGTCCGGAGCCGCCGGAACCCTTTGTCGTTATGGCCTGGCCCGCGCGGGCCAGCACTGGTTCGCCAGTTTCGCGATTGGCACCCTGCTGGCCAACCTGCTGGGTTGCCTGCTCTTCGGCCTGATCTGGGAACTGAGCCAGGAACACGGCCTGTTGCCTCTCGAATATCGCCTGGTGCTGCTGACCGGCTTCATGGGGGCCTTCACCACCTTCTCGACCTGGATCTTCGATTCCCGCACGATGCTGCTGGAAGGGCAACTGCTGGCCGGCCTGGGCAATCTGGTGGGCCAGAGCGTCGCGGGTCTGCTGCTCTTCGGCCTGGGAATCTGGCTGGCCCGCGGGCTGGCCTGA
- the moeB gene encoding molybdopterin-synthase adenylyltransferase MoeB produces the protein MDFSTRELERYSRHLSLPEFGIEGQRALKRGSVLLVGAGGLGSPAALYLAAAGVGRIGIVESDTVELSNLQRQVLYTSEQCGQSKARLAAERLRALNPEIEVVVHEQRLEAANALELMTPWDVILDGTDNFPTRYLVNDCCVLLGKPNCYGSIFRFDGQASVFCHDGGPCYRCVFPAPPPPEQAPSCAEGGVLGVLPALIGSIQACEAIKLLAGIGDSLSGRLLLLDALRMDFTTLRLRRDPACPACGERPVILSPTDLTDHCAVPGPAKGADTMPAWGEMDVVTLESRRKQGDTLLLLDIREDWEREICTIPGALWIPMGQVESRLGDLPASAEIVVQCRSGVRSRSICSLLAAHGYDRLWNLSGGILAWGRAHDPEMPTY, from the coding sequence ATGGACTTCAGCACCCGCGAACTGGAACGCTACAGCCGCCACCTCAGCCTGCCCGAATTCGGCATCGAAGGCCAGCGCGCGCTCAAGCGCGGCTCCGTGCTGCTGGTGGGTGCGGGCGGACTGGGCAGTCCGGCGGCGCTCTACCTGGCCGCGGCGGGCGTGGGGCGCATCGGCATTGTCGAAAGTGACACGGTCGAGCTGAGCAATCTCCAGCGTCAGGTGCTGTACACCAGCGAGCAGTGTGGGCAGTCCAAGGCCCGGCTGGCCGCCGAGCGCCTGCGCGCGCTCAACCCGGAGATCGAGGTGGTGGTGCACGAGCAACGGCTGGAGGCCGCGAACGCACTGGAGCTGATGACCCCCTGGGATGTGATCCTGGACGGCACCGACAACTTTCCCACCCGCTATCTGGTCAACGACTGCTGCGTGCTGCTGGGCAAACCCAACTGCTACGGCAGCATATTCCGCTTCGACGGCCAGGCGTCCGTGTTCTGCCATGACGGCGGACCGTGTTACCGCTGCGTGTTTCCCGCTCCCCCTCCGCCCGAGCAGGCTCCCTCCTGCGCCGAAGGCGGAGTGCTGGGCGTGCTGCCCGCGCTGATCGGCTCGATCCAGGCCTGCGAAGCGATCAAGCTGCTGGCGGGCATCGGCGACTCGCTCAGCGGGCGCCTGCTGCTGCTGGACGCCCTGCGCATGGACTTCACCACACTCAGACTGCGCCGTGATCCAGCCTGCCCCGCCTGCGGAGAGCGGCCCGTGATCCTCTCACCCACCGACCTGACCGACCACTGTGCCGTGCCCGGTCCAGCCAAAGGAGCCGACACCATGCCAGCCTGGGGCGAAATGGACGTGGTCACCCTGGAGTCCCGCCGCAAGCAGGGCGACACCCTGCTGTTGCTGGACATCCGTGAAGACTGGGAACGCGAGATCTGCACCATCCCCGGCGCGCTCTGGATTCCCATGGGCCAGGTGGAGTCCCGTCTGGGCGACTTGCCCGCTTCGGCGGAAATCGTGGTACAGTGCCGCAGCGGAGTGCGCTCGCGCAGCATCTGCTCGCTGCTGGCCGCACACGGCTACGACAGACTGTGGAACCTGAGCGGCGGCATCCTGGCCTGGGGCCGCGCGCATGATCCGGAGATGCCAACTTACTGA
- a CDS encoding IS3 family transposase (programmed frameshift), producing the protein MRKSRISETQIVTILNEVEAGRATKDVCREYGISPATYYGWKAKFGGMNASDVKRLKDLEEENRRLKQMYASLSLDHMLLKEVLEKKALSPAARRELVQNLMNDPGSSERRACRVVGLPRSDAEYQPNPDRDRNVIDCLIDLVERFPRYGFRKLFKVLRREGNSFNHKRVHRVYCQLKLNHRRKGKRRVPNRNPAPLSIPEQLNQSWSIDFMSDSLWDGRKFRTFNVIDDCNREALAIEIDLNLPAPRVERTLDRLAARRGHPRQVRMDNGPEFVSIAMAEWAADHAIQLEFIQPGKPTQNSLVERFNRSFREEVLDFHVFETLKQVREISEDWLVEYNESRPHEALGDRTPGEIRDLLKCRNSENPWP; encoded by the exons GCATCAGCGAAACGCAGATCGTTACCATTCTGAACGAGGTCGAAGCTGGTCGAGCAACCAAGGATGTTTGCCGGGAATACGGCATCAGTCCGGCGACCTACTATGGCTGGAAGGCCAAGTTTGGCGGCATGAACGCCTCGGATGTCAAACGCCTTAAAGACCTGGAAGAGGAGAATCGGCGTTTGAAGCAGATGTACGCCAGTTTGAGTCTGGATCACATGCTGCTGAAAGAGGTACTCGA GAAAAAAGCTCTGAGCCCGGCAGCACGTCGTGAGCTGGTCCAGAATCTGATGAATGATCCTGGGTCCAGTGAACGTAGGGCTTGCCGGGTGGTTGGACTTCCGCGGTCGGATGCCGAGTACCAACCGAATCCTGACCGGGATCGGAATGTGATCGATTGTCTGATCGACCTGGTTGAGCGTTTCCCGCGCTACGGCTTCAGAAAGCTGTTCAAGGTGCTGAGGCGCGAAGGGAATTCCTTCAACCACAAGCGGGTTCACCGCGTGTACTGCCAATTGAAACTGAATCACAGACGGAAAGGGAAACGGAGAGTGCCCAATCGCAACCCGGCTCCTCTCAGCATTCCAGAACAGTTGAACCAATCGTGGTCCATCGACTTCATGTCGGACAGTCTATGGGATGGGCGAAAGTTCCGGACCTTCAATGTGATTGATGACTGCAATAGGGAGGCACTGGCCATAGAGATCGATCTGAACCTGCCTGCACCCCGCGTCGAGCGCACTCTGGACCGACTTGCGGCGCGCCGGGGGCACCCCCGGCAAGTGAGGATGGACAACGGACCCGAATTCGTATCCATCGCCATGGCAGAATGGGCAGCAGATCACGCTATCCAGCTGGAGTTCATTCAACCCGGCAAACCAACCCAGAACTCCCTGGTAGAACGATTCAACCGCAGTTTCCGCGAAGAAGTGCTGGACTTCCATGTCTTCGAAACCCTGAAGCAGGTGCGCGAGATCTCGGAAGACTGGCTGGTCGAATACAATGAGTCCCGCCCCCATGAAGCCCTCGGAGACCGAACACCGGGGGAAATCAGAGACCTATTGAAATGCCGGAACTCCGAGAATCCCTGGCCCTAA